Proteins encoded within one genomic window of Calonectris borealis chromosome 1, bCalBor7.hap1.2, whole genome shotgun sequence:
- the MFNG gene encoding beta-1,3-N-acetylglucosaminyltransferase manic fringe isoform X2: protein MGRWLIRGLSGATLFLVSVALFSMRHRGAQETAQYPGLREGMSEKLEQRSKVSPEDATRGGGRRWKDLQVYPLEGYRTEGSLTLGDIFIAVKTTKRFHQSRMELLLDTWISRAREQTYVFTDEEDDALKRRMGGHVVFTNCSAEHSHLALSCKMAAEFDAFLASGRSWFCHLDDDNYLNPQALLKLLSSYSATWDVYLGKPSLNRPIRASETLPNNQTKSVRFWFATGGAGFCISRKLASKMMPWASGRNFLSTSELIRLPDDCTVGYIIECKVGGQLLPNALFHSHLENLQLIPPSRLTQQVTLSYGVFENKLNVIELSGPFSPQEDPSRFRSLHCHLYPDTSWCLQAAGW, encoded by the exons ATGGGCCGTTGGCTCATCCGTGGTCTCTCTGGAGCCACACTCTTCCTTGTCAGCGTGGCTCTCTTCTCCATGCGGCACCGTGGGGCTCAGGAAACAGCTCAGTACCCAGGGCTCAGGGAGGGGATGTCGGAGAAGCTGGAGCAAAGGAGCAAAGTGAGCCCAGAAGATGCCACcagaggtggtggcaggaggtggaAGGACCTGCAAGTCTATCCTCTGGAGGGATACAGGACTGAGGGAAGCCTGACCCTTGGGGACATTTTCATAGCCGTGAAGACAACCAAGAGATTTCACCAGAGCAGGATGGAGCTGCTCCTGGACACGTGGATATCCCGAGCCAGAGAGCAG ACCTATGTCTTCACCGATGAAGAAGATGATGCCCTGAAGAGGAGAATGG GCGGCCACGTGGTCTTCACCAACTGCTCTGCCGAGCACAGCCACCTGGCCCTCTCCTGCAAGATGGCCGCCGAGTTCGACGCCTTCCTGGCCAGTGGCCGGAG CTGGTTTTGCCATTTGGATGACGACAACTACCTGAACCCTCAGGCCCTCCTGAAGCTCTTGTCCTCCTACTCTGCAACGTGGGATGTTTACCTGGGGAAACCCAGCCTGAACCGACCCATCCGGGCCTCCGAAACGCTGCCGAACAACCAGACG AAATCTGTGCGCTTCTGGTTTGCCACGGGAGGAGCTGGGTTCTGCATCAGCCGCAAGCTGGCAAGCAAGATGATGCCTTGGGCCAG TGGCAGGAACTTCCTGAGCACTTCAGAGCTCATCCGCCTGCCGGACGACTGCACCGTGGGTTACATCATCGAGTGCAAAGTCGGTGGGCAGCTGCTGCCCAACGCGCTCTTCCACTCCCACCTGGAGAACCTGCAGCTCATCCCGCCCTCTCGGCTCACGCAGCAG GTCACCCTCAGCTACGGTGTCTTTGAGAACAAGCTCAACGTTATTGAACTCAGCGGCCCCTTCTCACCCCAAGAGGATCCCTCAAG GTTTCGGTCGCTCCACTGCCATCTCTATCCCGACACCTCCTGGTGCTTGCAGGCTGCTGGCTGGTGA
- the MFNG gene encoding beta-1,3-N-acetylglucosaminyltransferase manic fringe isoform X1 → MGRWLIRGLSGATLFLVSVALFSMRHRGAQETAQYPGLREGMSEKLEQRSKVSPEDATRGGGRRWKDLQVYPLEGYRTEGSLTLGDIFIAVKTTKRFHQSRMELLLDTWISRAREQTYVFTDEEDDALKRRMAGGHVVFTNCSAEHSHLALSCKMAAEFDAFLASGRSWFCHLDDDNYLNPQALLKLLSSYSATWDVYLGKPSLNRPIRASETLPNNQTKSVRFWFATGGAGFCISRKLASKMMPWASGRNFLSTSELIRLPDDCTVGYIIECKVGGQLLPNALFHSHLENLQLIPPSRLTQQVTLSYGVFENKLNVIELSGPFSPQEDPSRFRSLHCHLYPDTSWCLQAAGW, encoded by the exons ATGGGCCGTTGGCTCATCCGTGGTCTCTCTGGAGCCACACTCTTCCTTGTCAGCGTGGCTCTCTTCTCCATGCGGCACCGTGGGGCTCAGGAAACAGCTCAGTACCCAGGGCTCAGGGAGGGGATGTCGGAGAAGCTGGAGCAAAGGAGCAAAGTGAGCCCAGAAGATGCCACcagaggtggtggcaggaggtggaAGGACCTGCAAGTCTATCCTCTGGAGGGATACAGGACTGAGGGAAGCCTGACCCTTGGGGACATTTTCATAGCCGTGAAGACAACCAAGAGATTTCACCAGAGCAGGATGGAGCTGCTCCTGGACACGTGGATATCCCGAGCCAGAGAGCAG ACCTATGTCTTCACCGATGAAGAAGATGATGCCCTGAAGAGGAGAATGG CAGGCGGCCACGTGGTCTTCACCAACTGCTCTGCCGAGCACAGCCACCTGGCCCTCTCCTGCAAGATGGCCGCCGAGTTCGACGCCTTCCTGGCCAGTGGCCGGAG CTGGTTTTGCCATTTGGATGACGACAACTACCTGAACCCTCAGGCCCTCCTGAAGCTCTTGTCCTCCTACTCTGCAACGTGGGATGTTTACCTGGGGAAACCCAGCCTGAACCGACCCATCCGGGCCTCCGAAACGCTGCCGAACAACCAGACG AAATCTGTGCGCTTCTGGTTTGCCACGGGAGGAGCTGGGTTCTGCATCAGCCGCAAGCTGGCAAGCAAGATGATGCCTTGGGCCAG TGGCAGGAACTTCCTGAGCACTTCAGAGCTCATCCGCCTGCCGGACGACTGCACCGTGGGTTACATCATCGAGTGCAAAGTCGGTGGGCAGCTGCTGCCCAACGCGCTCTTCCACTCCCACCTGGAGAACCTGCAGCTCATCCCGCCCTCTCGGCTCACGCAGCAG GTCACCCTCAGCTACGGTGTCTTTGAGAACAAGCTCAACGTTATTGAACTCAGCGGCCCCTTCTCACCCCAAGAGGATCCCTCAAG GTTTCGGTCGCTCCACTGCCATCTCTATCCCGACACCTCCTGGTGCTTGCAGGCTGCTGGCTGGTGA